In Patagioenas fasciata isolate bPatFas1 chromosome 18, bPatFas1.hap1, whole genome shotgun sequence, a genomic segment contains:
- the TEKT3 gene encoding tektin-3: MELVGSPLSSTFAHPRSTPSKFLPAISTMASSYKNRFPYYPLPQSFSLPWMPKSYYKTAAINPTLAPFSKSSQGQPPSKMLPFVSNRNTLFTRYTPDDWYRSNLTNYKDSETSRRNAECLRVDTTRLIQDKYQQTKKTQGESTKNLGERVNYIEFWKSELRHELDEMIGETNALTDVKKRLERALAETEAPLQVAQECLLHREKRMGVDLVHDEVEKQLFTEVDVIRSCQERMQRYLDRAKAQLASNRAAQHEVEKDLANKQTAHRIDNKCHHLRNSSDGISYYRGVERFDATISVPESWAKFTDDNILRSQSERAASAKLRDDIENLLVVTANEMWRQFNTVNVAFTNRIAETADAKNKLQTHLAKTLKEIFEMEMNIEALRKAIRDKGPPLKVAQTRLDERTRRPDVELCRDPPQIRLVNEVHELDETIQGHQQRLRDAEDMLQMLVHAKSILEHDLAVKANSLFIDQEKCMGMRKTFPSTTRLVGYV, encoded by the exons ATGGAGCTGGTCGGCTCTCCCTTATCATCGACATTTGCCCATCCCAGATCAACACCTTCCAAGTTCCTGCCTGCCATCAGCACCATGGCTTCAAGCTACAAGAACCGCTTTCCTTACTACCCCTTGCCTCAGAGCTTCAGCCTTCCCTGGATGCCCAAATCTTACTATAAAACAGCTGCCATCAACCCAACTTTAGCTCCCTTCTCCAAGAGCTCCCAGGGGCAACCCCCCAGCAAGATGCTTCCTTTCGTTTCCAACAGAAACACCCTCTTTACCCGGTACACCCCCGATGACTGGTACAGGTCCAACCTGACCAACTACAAAGACTCGGAGACTTCCCGACGCAATGCAGAATGTCTGAGAGTCGATACCACCCGCTTGATTCAGGATAAATATCAGCAGACAAAGAAAACCCAAGGAGAAAGCACCAAAAACCTGGGAGAACGTGTCAATTATATTGAATTTTGGAAATCGGAGCTCCGCCATGAGCTGGATGAGATGATCGGGGAGACCAACGCGCTCACCGACGTCAAGAAACGACTGGAAAGAGCCTTGGCCGAGACGGAGGCCCCGCTCCAG GTCGCTCAGGAGTGCTTGCTTCACCGGGAGAAGAGGATGGGCGTCGATTTAGTCCACGACGAGGTGGAGAAACAGCTCTTCACA GAAGTCGATGTcatcaggtcctgccaggagaggATGCAGCGGTACCTGGACAGGGCGAAAGCCCAGCTGGC GTCCAACAGGGCGGCCCAGCACGAGGTGGAGAAGGACCTGGCTAACAAGCAGACGGCCCACCGCATCGATAACAAGTGCCACCACCTGAGGAACAGCTCCGACGGCATCAGCTACTACCGAGGGGTGGAGCGGTTTGATGCCAC AATTTCGGTGCCGGAGTCATGGGCGAAGTTCACAGATGACAACATCCTCCGCTCCCAGAGCGAACGGGCGGCCTCGGCCAAGCTGCGGGATGACATCGAGAACCTGCTGGTGGTGACGGCCAACGAGATGTGGCGCCAGTTCAACACAGTGAACGTCGCCTTTACCAACCGCATCGCCGAGACAGCCGATGCCAAGAACAAGCTTCAGACCCACCTGGCTAAG ACACTGAAGGAAATCTTCGAGATGGAGATGAACATAGAAGCCCTCCGAAAAGCCATTAGGGACAAAGGGCCTCCATTAAAGGTGGCTCAGACTCGACTGGATGAGCGGACACGGAGACCAGATGTGGAGCTGTGCCGGGACCCTCCCCAGATCCG cCTTGTCAACGAGGTCCATGAGCTTGATGAGACGATCCAGGGCCATCAGCAGCGGCTGAGAGACGCTGAGGACATGTTGCAAATGCTGGTTCATGCCAAATCAATTTTGGAGCATGACCTGGCCGTCAAAGCCAACTCGCTCTTCATTGACCAGGAGAAGTGCATGGGGATGCGCAAGACCTTTCCCAGCACCACCCGGCTGGTGGGTTATGTTTAG
- the PMP22 gene encoding peripheral myelin protein 22 — protein MLLLLLGIIVLHVTVLVLFFVSTIVSQWLVNGEHTADLWQNCTSGSVFHCLTSSTNEWLQSVQAMMILSIIFSVLSLFLFFCQLFTLTKGGRFYITGVFQILAGLCVMSGAAIFTVRHTDWHQASENTSYGFAYILAWLAFPLALASGIIYVILRKRE, from the exons atgctgcttttgctgctgggGATCATCGTGCTCCACGTCACCGTGCTGGTGCTCTTCTTCGTCTCCACCATCGTTAGC CAATGGCTGGTGAACGGCGAGCACACAGCAGACCTCTGGCAGAACTGCACCTCTGGTAGCGTCTTCCACTGCCTGACATCGTCCACGAATG AATGGCTGCAGTCTGTCCAGGCGATGATGATCCTCTCCATCATCTTCAGCGTCTTGTCCCTGTTCCTGTTCTTTTGCCAGCTGTTCACGCTCACCAAGGGCGGGCGGTTTTACATTACTGGAGTCTTCCAAATCCTTGCTG GGCTCTGCGTGATGAGCGGTGCTGCCATCTTCACAGTGCGGCACACGGACTGGCACCAAGCCTCAGAAAACACCTCCTACGGCTTCGCCTATATCCTGGCGTGGTTGGCCTTCCCCCTGGCCCTTGCCAGCGGCATCATCTACGTCATCCTACGGAAGCGCGAGTGA